The genomic segment TGGTCTCGCTGGTGCCTTGTCGCAGGACCTCGAAGCCCTTGAACTCCTTGATCGAATTCACAAAACCCTCTTCGCGGGTCAGGTTGGCGGCGAGGCCTTCGGTGCGGCCGTACATCGGCTCTTCCATCACGACCGAGTCGGCGTAGAACTCATTCATGGCATCCATGATCCGGCCCTGTGCGATATAGCCGAGCAGGTCCTCTAAGCGAACATTAGACATCTCTTTTTCTCCTGAGCTGCCCTCCGGGGCGGCTCCCACTGCAAAGACAGCCTCAAGAGAAAATAGTTCCAGTTGTTATTAATTTTTTCGGCAGAGGGTCAGGCCATCGCCGATGGGGATCA from the Armatimonas rosea genome contains:
- a CDS encoding SnoaL-like domain-containing protein, yielding MSNVRLEDLLGYIAQGRIMDAMNEFYADSVVMEEPMYGRTEGLAANLTREEGFVNSIKEFKGFEVLRQGTSETSAFYESTMDWVGVDDVTYHIEQVAVQEWQDGKIVYERFYYNMG